One region of Gopherus evgoodei ecotype Sinaloan lineage chromosome 23, rGopEvg1_v1.p, whole genome shotgun sequence genomic DNA includes:
- the PRR29 gene encoding proline-rich protein 29 isoform X2, whose protein sequence is MLHPEPQWNHCLILIPQQPMTIFQQIPGILSPFAQPVRPGHVREDLIELMMIQNAQMHQVIMNNMTMAALASFGFSPAPAAAQVNLVPLHTEDEEADLVFHHHYAPYPTATPAPPWQPLAQPPAWAQEPPSIRHVSLDPHPAPARRTQDDKVVPPPPPPSATGTVGADVPPAAEYYDYTQGKL, encoded by the exons ATTCCCCAACAGCCGATGACAATATTTCAGCAGATCCCTGGGATCCTGTCTCCGTTCGCTCAGCCTGTAAGGCCAGGACACGTCCGAGAAG ATCTGATAGAGTTAATGATGATACAAAACGCCCAGATGCATCAGGTGATCATGAACAACATGACCATGGCCGCACTGGCATCCTTTGGATTCAGCCCAGCTCCCGCTGCTGCCCAG GTGAACCTGGTCCCTCTGCACACTGAAGATGAAGAAGCAGATTTGGTATTCCACCATCACTACGCACCATACCCCACTGCCACTcccgcccccccatggcagcccCTGGCGCAGCCTCCAGCTTGGGCACAGGAGCCCCCTAGCATACGCCACGTCAGCCTggacccacacccagccccagcaaGGAGGACTCAGGATGA CAAAGTGGTCCCTCCGCCCCCGCCGCCCAGCGCCACGGGGACAGTGGGAGCCGACGTCCCGCCGGCTGCAG AGTATTATGACTACACCCAGGGCAAGCTGTGA